One segment of Phragmites australis chromosome 13, lpPhrAust1.1, whole genome shotgun sequence DNA contains the following:
- the LOC133889037 gene encoding uncharacterized protein LOC133889037: MLSCEHPSGPSCSSKSAGSGVSADPATSAAEAPACQDPRDLVQPCPKFSIRDYVFASRSKGVKRSWPFHPHSLQLCLKRGVKDPLPPFEPPGLIRSQSFNTFTDVEQSAACKEAIACVGLVKTRDASSSNVDTSDINSQSCQPVDESLGPSPYTSPEDGKSGIDQVGSTNESDHTDEAVAVDLQDNSCTKASRRAEVVVPSWRSRNLDSSCEPSEKKCKFVVKLGTPADIRRTEDIASNSSSVSDPMASKTCPVCKVFASTSNTTLNAHIDQCLSVESNTELVETVLVKPKVKPRKKRLMVDIYKTALPYTLEDLDRRNGTNWAIELAMPTVNKEVCTENRSPEVVPFNPRDDEREGDVYVDSNGIKIRILSKCSDAPLVLGDELGSRKVAKHDTGKGILMSKKILKSKFLKNKKLKMQGKKYDKVNRLNSQVQAYPRGGISEDTSEGEMHMWNPTESTSNHGSGTMRQWVCSKRSDIAKNASRKLGDKIFDKVTSGTKKLARSSMPSFDDSQIPESPTGAFSSQLPEETATTSEANGVEQSNGSSRLLRSIPRWSSETPRQSIVPPKVPRSAAALAKRKIKEIGRREANKLDNYDIMRDSTSEKSSEARSLSFSIAGPGDGPNRLASSSKKFRKHRSLLRTGRRAFSPSGGRLAHGFVQDYEPDARHVNKKFRVTSNGAPKKFVKHTEEDTADNDFSFGSDMQILGQQDDQYDVAQQTDCTQMDYECEEPETDTPRASVSRRNPADCCNEIRYGSPSPENDTTANDVLVEGIGVAVEDQSSSDQSARHAHESNSAVNNEMEEWRIDPASTKESSACLTNNRDMGPGAPQDNSSITSNREDSNQEHGLPFEHDSLDSPISTASTMSPTALKDSKIKETEPGPSTVKTIEEQITGGLNQEINSTPMAREGEQLPNEKPFCCSCRESISRESQLHHQSAIDRPMLNFTGKKVPPLHIGLRASSSFSTYQRTSTKANPCLDSHDQPLAAKVSAESAMNLPSYTTDCMSPSLQTQLPSPSNPILRLMGKNLMVMNNEESMHPQVPNSDYILRGNYVAPVGFVPPNYQHLSDSTFINTAPATGNHQIPLPSVPGGNFVVPPLHSGSVMQSDLHSQQKSYRNLVPVMHHPTYMMKEVIVINDSPERRSEPQVSMLLPSAPSPTTISVPNAMPPRPFYCLPSQGSSLPRERAVGSLPGFANVGSMVGVSSSSQRSQTEVANPYMPMVGVSSSSQRSQTDVANPYMQNPFFVQPQTGYISPPVYYSQNLR; the protein is encoded by the exons ATGTTATCCTGTGAGCACCCTTCAGGCCCCTCATGCTCCTCCAAGTCTGCTGGCTCGGGTGTGAGCGCTGATCCGGCGACGTCCGCGGCGGAGGCGCCGGCGTGCCAGGATCCCAGAGATCTGGTCCAACCGTGCCCCAAGTTCTCAATAAG AGATTATGTTTTCGCTTCAAGGAGCAAAGGCGTCAAGAGAAGCTGGCCTTTCCATCCACACTCGTTGCAGCTTTGCCTGAAGCGTGGTGTGAAGGATCCATTGCCTCCATTTGAGCCTCCTGGTTTGATCCGGTCACAGTCATTTAATACTTTCACAGACGTCGAGCAATCTGCTGCATGTAAAGAAGCCATCGCTTGTGTTGGTCTGGTGAAGACTAGAGATGCTAGTTCGTCAAACGTGGATACAAGTGATATCAACTCCCAGTCATGCCAACCAGTAGATGAGTCACTTGGTCCGTCACCATACACATCACCAGAGGATGGGAAATCTGGTATCGACCAAGTGGGGAGTACAAATGAATCAGACCATACTGATGAAGCTGTAGCAGTAGATCTGCAAGATAATAGCTGTACAAAAGCAAGTCGACGAGCTGAGGTTGTTGTGCCCTCGTGGCGGTCTAGAAATCTTGACTCATCGTGTGAGCCATCTGAAAAGAAGTGCAAGTTTGTAGTCAAGTTAGGCACCCCGGCAGATATTCGGCGGACGGAAGACATAGCATCTAACTCTAGCTCAGTTTCAGACCCAATGGCTTCAAAGACTTGTCCTGTTTGCAAAGTGTTTGCTTCCACTTCGAACACCACATTGAATGCCCACATAGATCAGTGTCTTTCAGTTGAATCTAATACTGAGCTCGTTGAAACAGTTCTTGTGAAGCCTAAAGTGAAGCCAAGGAAGAAGCGATTGATGGTGGACATATACAAGACTGCCCTTCCATACACACTCGAGGATCTTGATCGAAGGAATGGCACTAATTGGGCAATTGAGTTGGCTATGCCTACTGTGAACAAGGAGGTTTGCACGGAGAACCGAAGCCCAGAAGTGGTACCATTTAACCCAAGAGATGATGAAAGAGAAGGAGATGTTTATGTTGATTCTAATGGCATAAAAATTCGAATTTTGTCCAAGTGTAGTGATGCACCTTTGGTGTTGGGGGATGAGCTTGGTTCAAGGAAAGTTGCAAAGCATGACACTGGGAAAGGTATACTCATGAGCAAAAAGATTTTGAAGTCGAAATTTTTGAAGAATaagaagctcaagatgcaaGGAAAGAAGTACGATAAAGTAAATCGTTTGAATTCCCAG GTTCAAGCATACCCACGTGGAGGTATCAGTGAAGACACCTCTGAGGGGGAGATGCATATGTGGAATCCTACTGAAAGCACCAGCAACCATGGTTCGGGGACTATGAGGCAGTGGGTGTGCTCCAAGCGCTCAGATATCGCAAAGAATGCTAGCAGAAAGCTTGGTGACaaaatatttgataaagtgacaTCTGGAACTAAGAAATTGGCTAGGAGCAGCATGCCTTCCTTTGATGATTCTCAAATTCCAGAAAGTCCTACTGGGGCATTTTCTTCCCAGTTACCAGAAGAGACGGCCACTACTTCAGAAGCCAATGGCGTTGAACAGAGTAATGGTTCTTCAAGGCTGCTCAGATCAATTCCGAGATGGTCGTCGGAAACTCCTCGGCAGAGCATTGTCCCGCCAAAAGTACCTAGATCAGCTGCTGCTCTTGCCAAGAGAAAAATTAAGGAGATTGGAAGGAGAGAAGCTAATAAGCTAGATAATTACGATATAATGAGGGACTCCACCTCAGAGAAAAGCTCTGAAGCTAGGAGTCTTTCGTTCTCCATTGCAGGGCCGGGCGATGGACCAAATAGACTAGCATCTTCCTCTAAGAAGTTCCGGAAGCACAGGTCTCTGTTGAGGACTGGCAGGCGTGCATTTTCACCTTCTGGCGGTAGGCTAGCTCATGGTTTTGTCCAAGACTATGAACCTGATGCAAGACATGTAAACAAGAAGTTCAGGGTTACTAGTAACGGAGCCCccaagaagttcgtgaagcatACTGAAGAGGATACTGCAGATAATGACTTCTCTTTTGGAAGTGACATGCAAATATTGGGACAACAGGATGATCAATATGATGTGGCACAACAAACAGACTGTACACAAATGGATTATGAATGTGAGGAACCTGAAACTGATACACCACGGGCTTCAGTGTCCAGGCGTAATCCTGCTGACTGTTGCAATGAAATACGCTATGGTTCTCCAAGTCCTGAAAATGACACAACTGCCAATGATGTTTTGGTTGAAGGCATTGGTGTAGCAGTGGAGGATCAAAGCTCTAGTGACCAATCAGCACGTCATGCTCATGAATCCAACAGTGCTGTCAATAATGAGATGGAGGAATGGCGGATAGATCCAGCTTCAACAAAGGAATCTAGTGCCTGCTTGACTAATAACAGAGACATGGGTCCTGGAGCTCCTCAGGATAACTCATCAATAACGTCAAATAGAGAAGACTCTAACCAAGAGCATGGTTTGCCATTCGAACATGACTCACTGGATTCTCCTATATCAACTGCCTCAACTATGTCTCCAACTGCTCTGAAGGATTCTAAGATTAAAGAGACAGAACCAGGTCCATCTACTGTTAAGACCATTGAAGAGCAAATCACTGGGGGCTTGAACCAAGAAATCAATTCTACGCCTATGGCCAGAGAAGGTGAACAACTGCCTAATGAGAAGCCTTTTTGTTGTTCTTGTCGGGAGAGCATTTCCAGAGAGTCTCAGCTACACCATCAAAGTGCAATAGACAGACCAATGCTGAATTTTACTGGAAAGAAGGTTCCACCGTTGCACATCGGTTTGAGGGCATCATCATCTTTCAGCACATACCAAAGAACCAGCACAAAGGCTAACCCTTGCTTAGATTCACATGATCAACCATTAGCGGCTAAGGTTTCAGCTGAATCTGCTATGAACCTCCCATCCTATACAACAGACTGTATGAGTCCCTCATTACAAACTCAGCTTCCTTCACCATCAAATCCTATCTTGAGACTGATGGGTAAGAatttgatggtgatgaacaatgAAGAGAGCATGCATCCTCAAGTACCAAATTCAGACTACATCCTGAGAGGGAATTATGTGGCACCTGTTGGTTTTGTGCCTCCAAACTACCAGCATCTCAGTGATTCTACATTTATCAACACGGCTCCAGCCACAGGCAATCACCAAATTCCTCTACCAAGTGTTCCAGGTGGCAACTTTGTTGTGCCACCATTGCACAGTGGTTCCGTGATGCAGTCCGACCTTCATTCCCAGCAGAAGTCCTATAGAAACCTTGTGCCAGTCATGCATCATCCAACTTACATGATGAAAGAAGTGATTGTGATCAATGACTCTCCTGAACGCAGAAGTGAGCCTCAAGTTAGCATGCTTCTCCCCTCTGCCCCTTCTCCGACAACAATCTCAGTGCCAAATGCTATGCCGCCCCGGCCATTTTACTGCCTTCCATCGCAAGGCTCAAGTTTGCCAAGGGAGAGGGCTGTTGGATCCCTACCTGGATTTGCAAACGTTGGCTCAATGGTTGGTGTCAGCTCATCTAGTCAACGAAGCCAAACAGAAGTAGCCAATCCTTACATGCCAATGGTTGGGGTCAGCTCATCTAGTCAACGAAGCCAAACGGATGTAGCCAATCCTTACATGCAAAATCCGTTCTTCGTCCAGCCTCAAACTGGTTACATAAGCCCACCTGTGTACTATTCACAAAATTTGCGGTGA